A stretch of Prosthecobacter debontii DNA encodes these proteins:
- the nrdR gene encoding transcriptional regulator NrdR has protein sequence MRCPKCSSSQDKVIDSREAREGHAIRRRRECMKCGFRFTTYEIVEREELRVVKRNGARQNFDREKLLSGLRKACEKRPVKMEQIEQLADDIANELEEEGYREIPSTVIGAKVMRGLEAIDHVAYVRYASVYRQFEDVGEFIDEIKSLDSRRSRDSSQEELFH, from the coding sequence ATGCGCTGTCCCAAATGCAGTAGCTCTCAAGATAAGGTGATCGACTCCCGTGAGGCACGGGAGGGTCACGCCATTCGTCGTCGTCGGGAGTGCATGAAGTGCGGTTTTCGCTTCACCACCTATGAAATCGTGGAGCGGGAAGAACTGCGTGTGGTGAAGCGCAATGGCGCGCGTCAGAACTTTGACCGTGAGAAGCTGCTCTCCGGTCTGCGCAAGGCCTGTGAAAAACGGCCGGTGAAGATGGAACAGATCGAGCAACTGGCCGACGACATCGCCAACGAGTTGGAGGAAGAAGGCTACCGCGAGATCCCCTCCACCGTCATCGGGGCCAAGGTGATGCGCGGGCTGGAGGCCATCGACCACGTGGCCTACGTCCGCTATGCCTCGGTTTACCGGCAGTTCGAGGACGTGGGTGAGTTCATCGACGAGATCAAGTCTCTGGACAGCCGCCGCTCACGCGATAGCAGCCAGGAAGAGCTGTTTCACTGA
- a CDS encoding homoserine dehydrogenase → MSVPTPPRTIHVGLAGLGNVGAGVFKNLEQNRDLIRQRTSADIRVEKVVVRDLNRPRDVEVPEAMLSTRWQDLVEEANIQVVVELIGGTTTAYDLVCAALRAKKIVVTGNKALLAERGQELFALAETCGVPIYFEAAVAGGIPIIQVLQEGLVGNRILSIHGIINGTCNYILTRMSQAGLDYQTALAEAQEKGYAEADPTLDVSGWDAAHKAIILASLSYGFWIPASHVHVEGVDKIQAVDLKFAKRLGYTIKLLSVIRADEQGLVEVRTQPTLVPLSHVLASVSGSFNAVLVSGDIVGETLFYGRGAGQDPTSSSVISDLCEAAAVLVYGARHSGFVPHGLYGKSKPIEDTVSHYYLRLTVDDVPGVLAQVSTVLAERHIGISSVIQPEDLEDTSGSTSLVLMLHDARLGDMLQALSALKALACVRGEPSWMRVETLQG, encoded by the coding sequence ATGTCCGTCCCTACACCTCCCCGCACCATTCACGTTGGCCTTGCAGGATTGGGAAACGTCGGGGCTGGGGTCTTTAAAAACCTGGAGCAAAACCGCGATCTCATCCGCCAGCGCACCAGCGCTGACATCCGCGTGGAAAAGGTGGTGGTGCGCGATCTCAACCGTCCCCGGGATGTGGAGGTGCCTGAAGCCATGCTCTCCACCCGCTGGCAAGATCTCGTGGAGGAGGCCAACATCCAGGTGGTGGTGGAACTGATCGGCGGCACGACCACAGCTTACGACCTCGTCTGCGCCGCGCTGCGCGCGAAAAAAATCGTCGTCACGGGGAACAAAGCCCTGCTGGCCGAGCGTGGGCAGGAGCTCTTTGCCCTGGCGGAGACCTGCGGCGTGCCGATCTACTTCGAGGCCGCTGTGGCCGGGGGCATCCCGATCATCCAGGTGCTGCAGGAAGGCCTGGTGGGGAACCGCATCCTGTCCATCCACGGCATCATCAACGGCACCTGCAACTACATCCTCACCCGGATGTCCCAGGCTGGGCTCGACTATCAGACCGCCCTGGCTGAAGCCCAGGAAAAAGGCTATGCCGAGGCCGACCCCACCCTGGATGTCAGCGGCTGGGATGCCGCCCACAAGGCCATCATCCTGGCCTCCCTCAGCTACGGTTTCTGGATCCCCGCCAGCCATGTGCATGTGGAAGGCGTGGATAAGATCCAAGCGGTGGACCTTAAGTTTGCCAAGCGCCTGGGTTACACCATCAAGCTGCTCTCCGTGATCCGTGCCGATGAGCAGGGCCTCGTGGAGGTGCGCACCCAGCCGACTCTGGTGCCGCTGTCTCACGTGCTGGCCAGCGTCAGCGGCAGCTTCAATGCCGTGCTCGTCAGTGGTGACATCGTCGGTGAAACCCTCTTCTATGGTCGTGGTGCCGGTCAGGACCCCACCAGCAGCAGCGTCATCAGCGACCTTTGCGAAGCCGCCGCCGTCCTCGTCTATGGCGCGCGCCACAGCGGCTTCGTCCCGCACGGGCTGTATGGCAAGAGCAAGCCGATCGAGGACACCGTCTCTCACTATTACCTGCGCCTGACCGTGGACGATGTGCCCGGGGTGCTGGCTCAGGTTTCCACCGTGCTGGCCGAGCGCCACATCGGCATCTCCTCCGTCATCCAGCCGGAAGATCTGGAGGATACCAGCGGCAGCACCAGCCTCGTGCTCATGCTGCACGACGCCCGCCTCGGCGATATGCTCCAGGCTCTGAGCGCGCTCAAGGCCCTCGCCTGCGTCCGCGGTGAGCCGAGCTGGATGCGTGTAGAGACGCTCCAGGGTTAA
- a CDS encoding Gfo/Idh/MocA family protein, whose product MPLTRRHLLHTAATSLAATALPSWAAETKSPLRCGQIGTGHAHAAGKMEAMRKLTNLWEVVGLAAEANDAGETAADAQKAPYAGLKLMPEADLLASPDLKVIAVETRIENSCATALRCLQAGKHIHLDKPGALEHAEFKTMRQLAEQRGLTVQMGYMLRYNPAFELLFQAVQEGWLGEITEIDAAMGKLADKSTRGQIGKLAGGGMFELACHVMDAVVTLLGRPQSVQSFSTPTQKDGVQDNQLAVLAYPRATATIRCNHADPFGGPRRRFNVTGTEGTFEIVPLESGKVNLSLTRARGSYKKGTQTIQLTVPKGRYDREFMDLAQVVRGEKALAWDATHDITVHETVLKAAGVRKEA is encoded by the coding sequence ATGCCGCTGACCCGCCGCCACCTGCTCCACACCGCCGCCACCTCCCTCGCTGCCACGGCGCTGCCCAGCTGGGCGGCAGAAACCAAGAGCCCACTGCGCTGCGGGCAGATCGGCACCGGCCACGCCCATGCCGCCGGGAAGATGGAGGCCATGCGTAAACTGACGAATCTTTGGGAAGTCGTGGGCCTGGCGGCGGAGGCGAATGATGCGGGTGAAACCGCCGCCGATGCCCAAAAGGCCCCCTATGCAGGCCTGAAGCTGATGCCGGAGGCCGATCTCCTGGCCAGCCCCGATCTCAAGGTCATCGCCGTCGAGACCCGCATTGAAAACTCCTGCGCCACCGCCCTGCGCTGCCTTCAGGCCGGGAAGCACATCCATCTGGATAAACCTGGCGCGCTGGAGCATGCGGAGTTCAAGACCATGCGCCAACTGGCCGAGCAGCGCGGCCTCACCGTGCAGATGGGCTACATGCTGCGCTACAATCCCGCCTTCGAGCTACTCTTCCAGGCGGTGCAAGAAGGCTGGCTGGGAGAGATCACCGAGATCGATGCCGCCATGGGAAAACTCGCGGACAAGAGCACCCGCGGCCAGATCGGCAAACTGGCAGGCGGCGGCATGTTTGAGCTGGCCTGCCACGTCATGGATGCCGTGGTCACACTGTTGGGTAGGCCACAGAGCGTGCAGTCCTTTTCCACCCCCACGCAAAAGGATGGCGTGCAGGACAATCAACTGGCCGTGCTGGCCTACCCACGCGCCACCGCCACCATCCGCTGCAACCACGCCGACCCCTTCGGCGGTCCCCGCCGTCGGTTCAATGTTACCGGCACCGAGGGCACCTTCGAGATCGTGCCGCTGGAGTCGGGGAAAGTGAATCTCTCCCTCACCCGCGCCCGAGGCAGCTACAAGAAAGGCACGCAGACGATCCAACTCACCGTGCCCAAGGGCCGTTACGATCGCGAGTTCATGGACCTGGCCCAAGTCGTCCGTGGCGAGAAAGCCCTCGCCTGGGATGCCACCCATGACATCACGGTGCATGAGACCGTGCTGAAGGCCGCCGGGGTGAGGAAGGAAGCGTGA
- a CDS encoding ribose-phosphate diphosphokinase, producing the protein MTDNLKILSGSAHPELARSICENLGTKLCEATLTTFPDGETFVQIHENIRGGDLFIVQPTCPPTNQNLMELLIMVDAVRRASAARITAVLPFFGYARQDRKDRPRVPITAKLVANLLVASGVNRVLTVDLHAGQIQGFFDIPVDHLYAGPVLMKAIKERGIEDLVVVSPDVGGIKMTHAYAKALKAPMAIVAKNRVSAEEVEALNVIGDVKDKNVLLVDDLTETAGTLTAAADLLLKHGAKAIYAGVSHAVLGDKGKSRILKSPIRELFSTNSTPQACGEKVTTLDIAPLLAQAIRRIHDNESVTSLFDI; encoded by the coding sequence ATGACGGACAATTTGAAAATCCTGAGCGGCTCAGCCCACCCGGAACTCGCGCGCTCGATCTGTGAAAATCTGGGCACGAAGCTCTGTGAAGCCACCCTCACCACCTTCCCGGATGGTGAAACCTTCGTCCAGATTCACGAAAACATCCGCGGGGGCGATCTCTTCATCGTCCAGCCCACCTGTCCGCCCACGAACCAAAATCTGATGGAGCTGCTGATCATGGTGGATGCCGTCCGCCGTGCCAGTGCCGCCCGCATCACCGCCGTGCTGCCTTTCTTTGGCTACGCCCGCCAGGACCGCAAAGACCGCCCACGCGTGCCCATCACCGCCAAGCTGGTGGCCAACCTCCTGGTGGCCAGCGGCGTGAACCGCGTGCTCACCGTGGATCTCCACGCCGGTCAGATCCAGGGCTTCTTCGACATCCCGGTGGATCATCTCTATGCCGGCCCCGTGCTGATGAAGGCCATCAAGGAGCGTGGCATCGAAGATCTCGTCGTGGTTTCTCCCGATGTCGGCGGCATCAAAATGACCCATGCCTATGCCAAGGCTCTGAAAGCCCCCATGGCCATCGTGGCGAAAAACCGCGTCAGTGCCGAGGAAGTGGAAGCTCTGAACGTCATCGGCGACGTGAAAGATAAAAACGTCCTTCTGGTGGATGACCTCACCGAAACCGCCGGCACCCTCACCGCCGCCGCGGACCTGCTGCTGAAGCATGGCGCCAAGGCCATTTACGCCGGAGTCTCCCACGCGGTGCTGGGGGATAAGGGAAAAAGCCGCATCCTGAAATCCCCCATCCGCGAGCTTTTCTCCACCAACAGCACCCCCCAAGCCTGCGGTGAAAAAGTGACCACACTGGACATCGCCCCGCTGCTGGCCCAGGCCATCCGCCGCATTCACGACAACGAGTCCGTCACATCTCTCTTTGACATCTGA
- a CDS encoding 50S ribosomal protein L25, with the protein MAKILDIIAQPRTSEGTGAVSRLRKAGSIPAVVYGRKVAPTNVQVDAKTFTKILETSASDNILVSLKIDSNEQLALVQEVQHDHLRGGILHVDFHAVAMDEEIHAQVPLHLVGESPGAKAGGLIESIHHTLEVRCLPKDLPEAIEVDISELQAGKGIHVGEVKLPEGVSAKLAADVVLVMCEEPKVVEEAPAAPAADAKKGKK; encoded by the coding sequence ATGGCTAAAATCCTCGACATCATCGCCCAGCCCCGCACCAGTGAAGGCACTGGCGCCGTCAGCCGCCTGCGTAAGGCTGGTTCCATCCCTGCGGTGGTCTATGGCCGCAAGGTCGCCCCGACCAACGTCCAAGTGGACGCCAAGACCTTCACCAAGATCTTGGAAACCAGCGCTTCTGACAACATCCTCGTCAGCCTGAAGATCGACTCCAACGAGCAGCTCGCTCTCGTCCAGGAAGTGCAGCACGACCATCTGCGCGGTGGCATCCTGCACGTGGACTTCCACGCGGTGGCCATGGATGAAGAAATCCACGCTCAGGTGCCTCTGCACCTCGTCGGTGAGTCCCCAGGAGCTAAGGCTGGTGGCCTGATCGAGTCCATCCACCACACGCTGGAAGTGCGCTGCCTTCCGAAGGATCTCCCTGAGGCCATCGAAGTGGACATCTCCGAGCTCCAGGCTGGCAAAGGCATCCACGTCGGTGAAGTGAAGCTTCCTGAAGGTGTCTCCGCCAAGCTGGCTGCCGACGTCGTCCTCGTCATGTGCGAAGAGCCTAAGGTGGTGGAAGAAGCCCCTGCTGCTCCTGCCGCTGACGCTAAGAAAGGCAAGAAGTAA
- the pth gene encoding aminoacyl-tRNA hydrolase, with translation MVKPRLIVGLGNPGIEYRDTRHNIGFMVVDELARLSGATFTEEKRWHGWIAKIPGAVLLKPTTYMNDSGRSVQAVSQFYKTTVQELLVIYDDVDLPLGRLRMRLAGSAGGHNGLKSLIRNLGSDAFPRLKLGISTPSGRPAGDRLAGHVLGKFREEERTEVAIMIKRATDAVRSACETGVEAAMNLFNRKEEQP, from the coding sequence GTGGTAAAACCCAGACTCATCGTCGGACTCGGCAACCCCGGAATCGAATACCGCGACACCCGTCACAACATCGGCTTTATGGTGGTGGATGAGCTGGCGCGACTTTCCGGGGCAACCTTTACGGAGGAAAAGCGCTGGCATGGATGGATCGCCAAGATCCCCGGTGCTGTCCTGCTGAAGCCCACGACCTACATGAATGACAGCGGGCGCAGCGTCCAAGCCGTGAGTCAGTTTTACAAAACCACGGTGCAAGAGCTCCTCGTCATCTACGATGATGTCGATCTCCCCCTCGGTCGCCTGCGCATGAGACTGGCAGGCTCCGCCGGCGGGCACAATGGCCTGAAGTCCCTCATTCGCAATCTCGGTTCAGACGCCTTTCCACGCTTAAAGTTAGGTATCTCCACCCCCTCCGGCCGCCCGGCCGGTGACCGCCTCGCCGGTCATGTGCTCGGAAAATTTCGCGAAGAAGAGCGCACCGAGGTGGCGATCATGATCAAGCGTGCTACAGATGCCGTCCGCTCCGCCTGTGAAACCGGCGTGGAAGCCGCGATGAACCTTTTCAACCGTAAAGAAGAACAACCGTAA
- the rpsF gene encoding 30S ribosomal protein S6, with protein sequence MKRKYEAMIVLDMKGKEETVEQLVSGIGRDMEASGVKLEQIDHMGKRKFPYNPRHVESGYFVNYQIEADSTALEAIRAKLKLNDSVYQQYYLRR encoded by the coding sequence ATGAAGCGCAAATACGAAGCCATGATCGTCCTCGACATGAAGGGGAAAGAAGAAACCGTCGAACAACTCGTCAGCGGCATCGGCCGTGACATGGAAGCTTCCGGCGTGAAGCTGGAGCAGATCGACCACATGGGTAAGCGTAAGTTCCCCTACAACCCTCGCCACGTGGAGAGCGGTTACTTCGTGAACTACCAGATCGAAGCTGACAGCACCGCTCTGGAAGCCATCCGCGCCAAGCTGAAGCTGAACGACAGCGTCTATCAGCAATACTACCTCCGCCGCTAA
- a CDS encoding transposase, with product MAFTFFQPTRRVTVTQGDLPHWDQEGATYFITWRLADSIPASLWKQWMGERRAWLLRHRIDPARPDWKEQMDALPETARQDFRRFTRSLEHVLDSGHGACVLKQPPLAAIVAETLHFQAGSRYVLGDYVIMPNHVHLIVGGLARQTMLNQVRTWKRWSATQINQALKQRGRLWQDESFDHVVRHEASFQKLRQYIADNPKKAGLKPGEYLHHAWQGPQE from the coding sequence ATGGCGTTCACCTTCTTTCAGCCCACTCGCCGGGTCACGGTCACTCAGGGCGATTTACCGCATTGGGATCAGGAAGGGGCCACCTACTTTATCACTTGGCGGTTAGCTGACTCCATTCCTGCCTCGCTCTGGAAACAATGGATGGGTGAACGCCGAGCTTGGCTACTGCGTCACAGGATTGATCCCGCCCGGCCCGATTGGAAGGAGCAGATGGACGCCCTTCCTGAAACGGCACGACAGGACTTTCGACGTTTCACGAGGTCGTTGGAGCATGTCCTGGATTCCGGTCACGGAGCCTGCGTTTTAAAACAGCCCCCTCTGGCCGCGATCGTGGCGGAGACTCTGCACTTCCAGGCCGGCTCGCGTTATGTGCTGGGAGATTATGTGATCATGCCGAACCACGTGCATCTCATCGTCGGAGGCCTGGCTCGACAAACGATGCTGAACCAGGTGAGGACGTGGAAACGGTGGTCAGCCACCCAGATCAATCAAGCTTTGAAACAGCGCGGACGTCTTTGGCAAGATGAGAGCTTTGACCATGTGGTGAGGCATGAGGCCTCCTTTCAAAAACTGCGGCAATACATCGCAGATAACCCCAAAAAAGCGGGACTCAAGCCGGGCGAGTATCTGCATCATGCTTGGCAAGGCCCCCAGGAGTAA
- a CDS encoding sulfatase-like hydrolase/transferase, with translation MSRRRCSHALSLFVLLTTVWGVSLPSPAASTPPNILFIFTDDHSYKTLSCYPEALPGVKTPAMDEVAAHGVRFSHAYMGAWCMPSRATMLTGRHPHGIESMRMSGKYPGSTYDPQQTPFFPAVFRQHGYHTAHIGKWHTGTDSGYGRDWDYQIVWNRPKYPENAGNYYTDQILEINGVKADAPNPDYSTDNYTRWAADYIRGKHREAGKPWYLWLCYGGVHGPTTPADRHKGLHKNDPVTIPADILPPREGKPEYLNQTQAWKKAKDGRIVPLKSGETFGDNAKKARPYEDHIHQLNDCAQSLDEGVAEVMKALKESGQLENTLVVLTADQGFATGEHGLRTKLAPYDAAYRSPLIISMPGTLPEGKACTKPVNGTDLVATFCAFSGIRLPWEVHGRDLTPLLKDPEGAAWPYPCFFEATGDHFGHDVTKVVTEDPQNAAHHHVPWYAALNDGHYKYVRYLTPGETEELYDLQADPEELTNLADAPAHRATLEKLRATAVAELQRTRAGYADHLPATKQMK, from the coding sequence ATGTCGCGCCGCCGTTGCTCCCACGCCCTCTCTCTGTTCGTTCTGTTGACCACCGTCTGGGGGGTGAGCCTCCCGTCTCCGGCGGCTTCGACACCGCCTAACATCTTATTCATCTTCACGGATGATCACTCCTACAAGACGCTGTCTTGTTACCCCGAGGCGCTGCCCGGCGTGAAGACCCCGGCCATGGATGAGGTGGCCGCCCATGGCGTCCGCTTCAGTCATGCCTACATGGGCGCCTGGTGCATGCCTTCACGCGCCACCATGCTCACCGGCAGGCACCCGCACGGCATCGAGTCCATGCGCATGAGTGGCAAGTATCCAGGCAGTACCTATGATCCCCAGCAGACGCCGTTTTTCCCCGCCGTCTTCCGCCAGCACGGGTATCACACCGCCCACATTGGCAAATGGCACACCGGCACAGACTCGGGTTATGGCCGTGACTGGGATTACCAAATCGTCTGGAACCGCCCCAAGTATCCCGAGAACGCCGGCAACTACTACACCGACCAGATCCTGGAGATCAATGGCGTGAAGGCCGACGCGCCGAACCCCGATTACTCCACCGACAACTACACCCGCTGGGCCGCCGACTACATCCGCGGGAAGCATCGTGAGGCGGGCAAACCCTGGTACCTCTGGCTCTGCTACGGCGGCGTCCATGGCCCCACCACCCCGGCGGATCGTCATAAGGGCCTGCATAAAAACGACCCCGTCACCATCCCAGCGGACATCCTGCCTCCGCGTGAGGGTAAGCCGGAGTATCTGAACCAAACCCAAGCCTGGAAGAAGGCGAAGGATGGCCGCATCGTCCCGCTCAAGAGTGGCGAAACCTTTGGCGACAATGCCAAGAAAGCCCGCCCCTATGAAGACCACATCCACCAGCTCAATGACTGCGCGCAGTCTCTGGATGAGGGCGTGGCCGAGGTGATGAAAGCCCTCAAGGAAAGCGGCCAGCTCGAGAACACCCTCGTGGTGCTCACCGCCGATCAGGGTTTCGCCACCGGCGAGCATGGCCTGCGCACCAAGCTGGCCCCTTACGACGCCGCCTACCGCAGCCCGCTCATCATCTCCATGCCCGGCACCCTGCCGGAGGGGAAAGCCTGCACCAAGCCCGTGAATGGCACCGACCTCGTGGCCACCTTCTGCGCCTTCTCCGGCATCCGCCTCCCCTGGGAGGTGCACGGGCGCGATCTCACCCCCCTGCTGAAAGACCCCGAAGGTGCTGCCTGGCCCTACCCCTGCTTCTTTGAAGCCACGGGCGACCACTTCGGCCACGACGTGACGAAGGTGGTGACGGAAGATCCCCAGAACGCCGCGCATCACCACGTGCCCTGGTATGCCGCCCTCAATGACGGCCACTACAAATACGTGCGCTACCTCACCCCTGGAGAAACCGAGGAGCTCTACGACCTCCAGGCCGACCCCGAAGAACTCACCAACCTGGCGGATGCCCCCGCGCACCGGGCCACCCTGGAAAAACTACGTGCCACCGCCGTGGCCGAACTCCAGCGCACCCGCGCCGGTTATGCCGATCACCTCCCTGCGACCAAGCAGATGAAGTGA
- a CDS encoding Amuc_1098 family type IV pilus outer membrane protein — MSRPNLRSARRSAVHTAVFSLALAGSLPLAPLAVRAGEASSGLADKEFQRRNAVIAAQQARLTEAEVLVEKGDTAAALAIYETAFTTLPDTPQAQELRIIALEGYLRLGLRRATELAEVGDYEGAKAILDKLDQPQVAPGDRRIALLRKRLADPDRFPPALTPEHVAKVNQVKKLLILANSQRETGQYDQALHTYEDVIRLDAYNSAARRGMELTEKERAHYFAAAKDHTRSKMLNEVDGAWEQKLPPQKMDVSGLFGSASSTAIQGGREAIQEKLRTLRISQIDFSGAALNEVMEYLRVRSRDLDPTGKGVDFVFSQSSDVSTPLISLNLRDVPIEEVLRYVTKIAGLTYRVEDYAVRLLSATQDSETLISKSYRVPPDFISSAPVGDAAATASADPFANTSTAAPSGLVTRRLGAQEFLQSYGVTFGEGTSASYSAATNTLIVRNTTRNIELVDQLVEQAQSRSPKQVVVEVRLLEVSDNRLNELGFDWLLGANRSQNVEFAGGSTGNAQDSNYLASDFPNRDITALGNNPIGQNPITAGLRSSGDLGLAGIDGVLFGGTSSQVSSRTPGILSVTGVMTDPQFQGVLRALDQKKGVDLTAQPSVVTRSGQKATVEIARELIYPTEFDPPQIPTSVGNNNLVDAVTGNPVPLPLPPAVITPSTPTAFETRKTGVILEVEPVISDDGRTVDLAITPDFTEFLGFVNYGSPIRSIYEGFFFELTPNLIFQPIFESKKVITAVKVWDGATIALGGLVTDREIIIQDKVPLVGDLPVVGRLFKSDVKQRVTKNIVFFVTVRVVDPSGARINNASVSAH; from the coding sequence ATGTCACGCCCGAACCTACGCTCCGCCCGCCGCTCCGCCGTGCACACGGCTGTATTCAGTCTGGCCTTGGCTGGCAGCTTACCTCTGGCCCCTCTTGCTGTCCGGGCTGGAGAGGCTTCCTCAGGTTTGGCGGATAAAGAATTTCAGCGCCGGAATGCCGTCATCGCTGCGCAGCAGGCCCGCCTCACTGAGGCTGAGGTACTGGTGGAAAAAGGCGACACCGCCGCTGCCCTGGCCATCTACGAAACCGCTTTCACCACCCTGCCGGATACCCCTCAAGCTCAGGAACTGCGCATCATCGCGCTGGAGGGCTACCTGCGTCTAGGCCTGCGCCGTGCCACGGAGCTGGCAGAAGTGGGGGACTATGAAGGTGCCAAGGCCATCTTGGATAAACTGGACCAGCCTCAGGTGGCACCCGGAGATCGCCGCATCGCCTTGCTGCGCAAGCGCCTGGCGGATCCAGATCGCTTCCCCCCAGCGCTCACCCCTGAGCATGTGGCCAAGGTCAATCAGGTGAAGAAACTGCTCATCCTGGCGAATTCCCAGCGTGAAACCGGGCAGTATGATCAGGCCCTGCACACCTATGAAGATGTGATCCGCCTGGACGCCTACAACTCCGCCGCCCGTCGTGGGATGGAGCTGACGGAAAAGGAACGTGCGCACTACTTTGCCGCTGCCAAGGATCATACCCGCAGCAAGATGCTCAATGAGGTGGACGGTGCCTGGGAACAGAAACTGCCTCCCCAAAAAATGGATGTCTCCGGCCTCTTTGGCAGTGCCTCATCCACCGCCATCCAGGGTGGGCGTGAGGCCATCCAGGAAAAACTCCGCACCCTACGCATCTCCCAGATCGACTTCAGTGGGGCCGCCCTCAACGAGGTCATGGAATATCTGCGCGTGCGTTCACGGGATCTCGATCCAACGGGCAAGGGCGTGGACTTCGTCTTCAGTCAGTCTTCCGACGTCTCGACCCCGCTCATCTCCCTCAACCTGAGAGATGTACCCATTGAGGAAGTGCTGCGCTATGTCACCAAGATCGCTGGTTTGACCTACCGCGTGGAAGACTATGCCGTCCGGCTGCTCTCTGCCACCCAAGACTCTGAAACGCTCATCTCCAAATCCTACCGAGTGCCGCCGGACTTCATCTCCAGCGCCCCCGTGGGAGATGCCGCTGCCACTGCCAGTGCGGATCCCTTTGCCAACACCTCTACCGCTGCCCCATCAGGCCTAGTCACACGCCGTCTCGGTGCCCAAGAATTTCTACAGAGCTATGGCGTCACCTTCGGTGAAGGCACCAGTGCCAGCTACAGCGCGGCGACCAACACGCTGATCGTCCGCAATACCACGCGCAATATCGAGCTTGTCGATCAGTTGGTGGAACAGGCTCAAAGCCGCTCCCCCAAGCAAGTCGTCGTGGAAGTGCGCCTTCTCGAAGTGAGCGACAACAGGCTGAACGAGCTGGGCTTCGATTGGTTACTCGGAGCCAATCGGTCCCAGAATGTGGAATTTGCCGGAGGCAGCACAGGCAATGCTCAAGACAGCAACTACCTCGCGAGTGATTTCCCGAATCGGGACATCACAGCATTGGGCAACAACCCCATTGGCCAGAATCCGATCACGGCTGGCCTGCGTTCTTCCGGTGATTTGGGGTTGGCGGGCATTGATGGTGTCCTTTTCGGCGGCACCAGTTCTCAGGTCTCCTCGCGGACACCGGGCATTCTTTCGGTCACAGGGGTCATGACCGACCCCCAGTTCCAAGGTGTCTTGCGGGCCTTGGACCAAAAAAAGGGCGTCGATCTCACAGCCCAACCGAGCGTGGTCACACGCAGTGGCCAGAAAGCCACGGTCGAAATCGCACGTGAACTGATCTATCCGACGGAATTCGATCCTCCACAGATCCCCACCAGCGTTGGCAACAACAACTTGGTCGATGCGGTCACGGGCAATCCCGTGCCCTTGCCCCTGCCCCCCGCCGTGATCACCCCCAGCACTCCCACCGCCTTTGAGACACGTAAGACGGGGGTCATCCTGGAAGTGGAACCGGTGATCTCTGACGATGGTCGCACGGTGGATCTGGCCATCACGCCTGACTTCACGGAATTTCTGGGCTTTGTGAACTATGGCTCGCCCATCCGCTCCATTTACGAAGGTTTCTTCTTTGAGCTGACCCCTAACCTCATCTTCCAGCCCATCTTTGAGAGCAAAAAGGTGATCACGGCGGTGAAGGTCTGGGATGGCGCCACCATCGCGCTCGGCGGTCTGGTCACGGATCGCGAGATCATCATCCAGGATAAGGTGCCACTCGTGGGTGATCTGCCGGTCGTCGGTCGCTTGTTCAAGAGTGACGTGAAGCAGCGTGTCACCAAGAACATCGTCTTCTTCGTGACGGTGCGTGTGGTGGACCCCTCCGGTGCTCGCATCAATAACGCCAGCGTCAGCGCTCACTGA
- a CDS encoding RidA family protein produces the protein MELINNAPEVPAAVGPYSQAVRSNGFLFCSGQIPINPATGKIDATDVEGQTQQVLANIKALLASQGLDLTRVVKATVFLQSMADFPKVNPLYDAAFSGHKPARSTVAVAGLPLGALVEIEVIVELP, from the coding sequence ATGGAACTCATCAACAACGCTCCTGAAGTGCCGGCCGCCGTCGGCCCTTACTCCCAGGCCGTCCGCTCCAACGGCTTCCTCTTCTGCTCCGGCCAGATCCCGATCAACCCTGCCACGGGCAAGATCGACGCCACCGATGTGGAAGGTCAAACACAGCAAGTCCTGGCCAATATCAAGGCCCTCCTTGCCAGCCAAGGTCTGGACCTCACCCGCGTGGTGAAGGCCACCGTCTTCCTGCAAAGCATGGCCGATTTCCCCAAGGTGAATCCGCTTTATGATGCCGCTTTCAGTGGGCATAAACCCGCCCGATCCACCGTGGCCGTGGCCGGACTGCCGCTGGGGGCCCTGGTCGAGATCGAAGTGATCGTCGAGCTGCCGTAA